From Halomicrobium salinisoli, the proteins below share one genomic window:
- a CDS encoding DUF7529 family protein, producing the protein MVETGDDGPDRADRIAAGADAAKSAWQATLEEAEALAERRRDEGREAVVVGAGDAGLATTDDGDVRLEFVVPGDDAETAERLVADHSLDRFDVYRRTVDGDVFIVVEYFEPDGPALLVAGAYELRNAGNAFGAAADDPGFYTRLQTLDRTPVAEFAHADRSKFVPEDVLPVEE; encoded by the coding sequence ATGGTCGAGACAGGCGATGACGGCCCGGACCGCGCCGACCGAATCGCCGCCGGCGCCGACGCGGCGAAGTCGGCCTGGCAGGCAACGCTCGAGGAGGCCGAAGCGCTCGCCGAACGCCGCCGTGACGAGGGCCGCGAGGCCGTCGTCGTCGGCGCGGGCGACGCCGGCCTCGCGACTACCGACGACGGCGACGTCCGCCTCGAGTTCGTCGTCCCGGGCGACGACGCCGAGACCGCCGAGCGGCTGGTGGCCGACCACTCGCTGGACCGCTTCGACGTCTACCGCCGGACCGTCGACGGCGACGTGTTCATCGTGGTCGAGTACTTCGAGCCAGATGGACCGGCACTGCTCGTCGCCGGCGCGTACGAACTCCGCAACGCCGGGAACGCGTTCGGGGCCGCGGCCGACGACCCCGGGTTCTACACCCGCCTCCAGACGCTCGATCGCACCCCGGTCGCCGAGTTCGCCCACGCCGACCGCTCGAAGTTCGTCCCCGAGGACGTCCTGCCCGTCGAGGAGTGA
- a CDS encoding DUF5786 family protein, which yields MGFGSYDESEQQTQEVDVSDDEDGVSVHQSDHDGEVTFEVDASTDDLIDKLQDIQDEDAS from the coding sequence ATGGGGTTCGGAAGTTACGACGAATCCGAGCAGCAGACCCAGGAAGTCGACGTCAGCGACGACGAGGACGGGGTATCTGTCCACCAGAGCGACCACGACGGCGAGGTCACCTTCGAGGTCGACGCCTCGACCGACGACCTGATCGACAAGCTGCAGGACATCCAGGACGAGGACGCGTCCTGA
- a CDS encoding DUF5813 family protein, translated as MSEELADVEQTFERADAYDRDGDGFRVTTTAFDGRVEIADAPEWRVAYTVTVRAPTLRAATADEVGDAVRDGWFDTLRRRLEDAPKATRASVELTEFAVEREGEEVVVTYGFELGSANQAADVAKAFVEYVEGTYVEGVIPGYEYEGAVADLVSDAASGDGHGQAGGTPL; from the coding sequence ATGAGCGAGGAGCTAGCGGACGTGGAGCAGACCTTCGAGCGGGCCGACGCCTACGACCGGGACGGCGACGGGTTCCGGGTGACGACGACGGCCTTCGACGGGCGAGTCGAGATAGCCGACGCGCCCGAGTGGCGGGTCGCCTACACCGTCACCGTCCGGGCGCCGACGCTGCGGGCGGCCACGGCGGACGAGGTGGGCGACGCCGTCCGCGACGGGTGGTTCGACACGCTCCGGCGCCGCCTGGAGGACGCCCCCAAGGCGACGCGTGCGTCGGTGGAACTGACGGAGTTCGCCGTCGAGCGCGAGGGCGAGGAGGTGGTCGTCACCTACGGCTTCGAACTGGGGAGCGCGAACCAGGCCGCCGACGTCGCGAAGGCCTTCGTCGAGTACGTCGAGGGCACCTACGTCGAGGGCGTGATCCCCGGCTACGAGTACGAGGGCGCCGTCGCCGACCTCGTCAGCGACGCCGCCAGCGGGGACGGACACGGCCAGGCCGGCGGGACGCCGCTGTAG
- a CDS encoding Lrp/AsnC family transcriptional regulator yields MVVAYVMVKAHTGDADRLRSEIEAIDGVVEAHIVAGDVDLIAKVEVDSPGEVKDIAATRIQEIDGVEDTQTYIAMD; encoded by the coding sequence ATGGTCGTCGCCTACGTCATGGTCAAGGCCCACACCGGCGACGCCGACCGCCTCAGGAGCGAGATCGAGGCCATCGACGGCGTCGTCGAGGCCCACATCGTCGCCGGCGACGTCGATCTCATCGCGAAGGTCGAGGTCGACTCCCCCGGCGAGGTCAAGGACATCGCCGCCACCCGGATCCAGGAGATCGACGGCGTCGAGGACACCCAGACCTACATCGCGATGGACTAG